A genomic stretch from Bradyrhizobium quebecense includes:
- a CDS encoding MAPEG family protein, translated as MTRELFWLSLTVILTGLLWIPYIINRCQVRGLSGAMANPSRNDKPHAEWANRLMFAHDNAVENLVIFAPLVLILNAADYSTKWTVLACAVYFWARVAHLIVYTLGLPVFRTLAFTVGFLAQAVLALAIFKAL; from the coding sequence ATGACGCGCGAACTGTTCTGGCTGTCGCTGACGGTGATCCTGACCGGGCTGCTGTGGATTCCCTACATCATCAACCGCTGCCAGGTGCGCGGCCTCTCCGGCGCCATGGCCAACCCATCGCGCAACGACAAGCCGCACGCGGAATGGGCCAACCGGCTGATGTTCGCCCATGACAACGCGGTCGAAAATCTCGTGATCTTCGCGCCGCTGGTCTTGATCCTCAACGCGGCCGACTATTCCACCAAATGGACCGTGCTGGCCTGCGCCGTCTATTTCTGGGCCCGCGTCGCGCATCTGATCGTCTACACGCTCGGCCTGCCGGTGTTCCGCACGTTGGCCTTCACGGTCGGCTTCCTCGCGCAGGCGGTGCTGGCGCTCGCGATCTTCAAGGCTCTCTGA
- a CDS encoding PHA/PHB synthase family protein produces MSNVSTDTQAAPKFNAEAFAMNIARAMESSGQALAAYLKPRQTGEVRDKPPNELGEVIKTFSVIAEYWLADKERASSLQMQLGKDYLDLWGSAVRRMAGEADAKPAIAPAPRDKRFQDPEWKSNQFFDFILQLYLLTAKWAQQLVHDADGIDPHTRKKAEFYVQQITNALAPSNFVLTNPEVLRATVETNGDNLVRGMKMLAEDIEAGHGTLRIRQSDSSNLEVGVNMATTPGKVIYQNELMQLIQYSPATENVLRTPLLIVPPWINKFYILDLRPEKSYVKWCVDQGITVFVISWVNPDKELGKKTWADYMAEGPLTAMDVIEKVTGEMKVHTAGYCVGGTMLASTLAYLAEKRRQRVTSATFFAAQVDFTHAGDLLVFVDEDQISALERDMQESGVLEGSKMAMAFNMLRSNDLIWSYVVNNYLKGQPPSSFDLLHWNSDATRMPSSNHSYYLRNCYLENRLSTGTMVLDNTLLDLSKVKVPVYNLAAREDHIAPAESVLYGSQFFGGPVRYVLSGSGHIAGVVNPPASKKYQYWTNDNIKDMKLADWLKGAEEHKGSWWPDWRDWLESHDPETVPARIVGSNGVSVLEDAPGSYVRVRA; encoded by the coding sequence ATGAGCAACGTCAGTACCGACACCCAAGCCGCCCCGAAATTCAACGCCGAAGCCTTCGCCATGAACATCGCGCGAGCGATGGAGAGCAGCGGCCAAGCGCTGGCAGCCTATCTCAAGCCGCGCCAGACCGGGGAAGTCCGCGACAAGCCGCCGAACGAGCTCGGCGAGGTCATCAAGACCTTCAGCGTGATCGCCGAATACTGGCTGGCCGACAAGGAGCGCGCCTCCTCGCTGCAGATGCAGCTCGGCAAGGACTACCTCGATCTCTGGGGATCGGCCGTGCGCCGCATGGCCGGCGAAGCCGACGCCAAGCCGGCGATCGCGCCGGCCCCGCGCGACAAGCGCTTCCAGGATCCGGAGTGGAAGTCGAATCAGTTCTTCGACTTCATCCTCCAGCTTTATCTGCTGACCGCGAAGTGGGCGCAGCAGCTGGTCCACGACGCCGACGGAATCGATCCGCATACCCGCAAGAAGGCCGAATTCTACGTCCAGCAGATCACCAACGCGCTGGCGCCGTCGAATTTCGTGCTGACCAACCCGGAAGTGCTGCGCGCCACGGTCGAGACCAATGGCGACAATCTGGTCCGAGGCATGAAGATGCTGGCCGAGGATATCGAGGCCGGCCACGGCACGCTGCGGATCCGCCAGTCCGATTCGAGCAACCTCGAGGTCGGCGTCAACATGGCGACGACGCCAGGCAAGGTGATCTACCAGAACGAGCTGATGCAGCTGATCCAGTATTCGCCGGCGACGGAGAACGTGCTGCGCACGCCACTCCTGATCGTGCCGCCATGGATCAACAAGTTCTACATCCTCGATCTGCGCCCCGAGAAATCCTACGTCAAATGGTGCGTCGACCAGGGCATCACGGTGTTCGTGATCTCCTGGGTCAATCCGGACAAGGAGCTCGGCAAGAAGACCTGGGCCGATTATATGGCCGAAGGCCCGCTCACGGCGATGGACGTGATCGAGAAGGTCACCGGCGAGATGAAGGTGCACACTGCCGGCTATTGCGTCGGCGGCACCATGCTCGCCTCGACACTGGCCTACCTTGCCGAGAAGCGCCGCCAGCGCGTGACGTCGGCGACGTTCTTTGCCGCGCAGGTCGACTTCACCCACGCCGGCGACCTGCTGGTGTTCGTCGACGAGGACCAGATCTCGGCGCTGGAACGCGACATGCAGGAATCCGGCGTGCTCGAGGGCAGCAAGATGGCGATGGCCTTCAACATGCTGCGCTCGAACGACCTGATCTGGTCGTATGTCGTGAACAATTATCTGAAGGGCCAGCCGCCCTCCTCGTTCGACCTGCTGCACTGGAATTCGGACGCGACGAGGATGCCGTCGTCGAACCATTCCTACTATCTGCGCAACTGCTATCTGGAGAACCGGCTGTCGACCGGCACGATGGTGCTCGACAACACGCTGCTCGATCTGTCGAAGGTGAAGGTGCCGGTCTACAACCTCGCCGCACGCGAGGATCACATCGCGCCGGCGGAATCGGTGCTCTACGGTTCGCAGTTCTTCGGCGGCCCGGTGAGATACGTGCTGTCCGGCTCCGGCCACATCGCCGGCGTTGTCAATCCGCCCGCCTCGAAGAAGTACCAGTACTGGACCAACGACAACATCAAGGACATGAAGCTCGCCGACTGGCTGAAGGGCGCCGAGGAACACAAGGGATCGTGGTGGCCCGACTGGCGCGACTGGCTGGAAAGCCATGATCCGGAGACGGTGCCGGCGCGCATTGTGGGCTCGAACGGGGTGTCCGTGCTCGAGGACGCTCCGGGCAGCTATGTCCGCGTCCGCGCGTAG
- a CDS encoding LL-diaminopimelate aminotransferase, translating into MEDFYRIRRLPPYVFEKVNQAKAAARNAGADIIDMGMGNPDLPTPPHVIEKLKETLGKPRTDRYSASRGINGLRKAQAAYYGRRFGVKLNPDTQVVATLGSKEGFANVAQAITAPGDVVLCPNPSYPIHAFGFLMAGGVIRSVPSEPTPQFFEAVERAIQHSIPKPIALIVCYPSNPTAYVADLDFYKDLVAFAKKHDIFILSDLAYAEVYFDENNPPPSVLQVPGALDVTVEFTSMSKTFSMAGWRMGFAVGNERIIAALARVKSYLDYGAFTPVQVAATAALNGPDDCIREMRDTYRKRRDALVESFGRAGWDIPPPQASMFAWAPLPKAFEAVGSMQFATLMVEKSGVVVSPGVAFGEHGEGYVRIAMVENEQRIRQAARGVRRFLESGIETLHNVVPLANRR; encoded by the coding sequence ATGGAAGATTTTTACCGCATTCGCCGTCTGCCGCCTTACGTCTTTGAAAAGGTCAACCAGGCCAAGGCGGCCGCGCGCAATGCCGGGGCCGACATCATCGACATGGGCATGGGGAACCCGGATCTGCCGACCCCGCCCCACGTCATCGAGAAGCTCAAGGAGACGCTGGGCAAGCCGCGGACCGACCGCTACTCGGCCTCCCGTGGCATCAACGGCCTGCGCAAGGCCCAGGCCGCCTATTATGGGCGCCGCTTCGGCGTCAAGCTGAACCCCGATACCCAGGTGGTTGCGACGCTCGGCTCGAAGGAGGGGTTTGCCAACGTTGCGCAGGCGATCACCGCGCCCGGCGATGTCGTGCTGTGCCCGAACCCGAGCTACCCGATCCATGCGTTCGGCTTCCTGATGGCGGGCGGCGTGATTCGCTCGGTGCCGTCGGAGCCGACGCCGCAGTTCTTCGAGGCGGTCGAACGGGCGATCCAGCATTCGATTCCGAAGCCGATCGCGCTGATCGTCTGCTATCCGTCGAACCCGACCGCCTATGTCGCGGACCTCGACTTCTACAAGGATCTGGTCGCGTTCGCGAAGAAGCACGACATCTTCATCCTGTCCGATCTGGCCTACGCGGAAGTCTATTTCGACGAGAACAATCCGCCGCCGTCGGTGCTGCAAGTCCCCGGTGCGCTCGACGTCACCGTCGAATTCACCTCGATGTCGAAGACGTTCTCGATGGCCGGCTGGCGCATGGGCTTCGCAGTCGGCAATGAGCGCATCATCGCGGCACTGGCGCGGGTCAAATCCTATCTCGATTACGGCGCCTTCACGCCGGTCCAGGTGGCGGCCACCGCCGCGCTGAACGGCCCCGACGACTGCATCCGCGAGATGCGCGACACTTACCGCAAGCGCCGCGACGCGCTGGTTGAGTCATTTGGCCGCGCCGGCTGGGACATTCCGCCGCCGCAGGCCTCGATGTTCGCCTGGGCGCCGCTGCCCAAGGCGTTCGAGGCGGTCGGCAGCATGCAGTTCGCGACCCTGATGGTGGAGAAATCCGGCGTCGTGGTGTCGCCGGGCGTCGCGTTCGGCGAGCATGGCGAAGGCTATGTCCGTATCGCGATGGTGGAGAACGAGCAGCGCATCCGGCAAGCCGCGCGCGGCGTACGCCGCTTCCTTGAAAGCGGCATCGAAACGTTGCACAACGTCGTTCCTCTCGCCAACCGGCGCTAA
- a CDS encoding homoserine dehydrogenase, producing the protein MVAPLNVGIAGLGTVGADVVRLIETQGRALAERSGRGIRVVAVTARSKVKKRGLDLRGIAWAKSPQALAEDPNIDCFVELMGGAGDPALSAIETALKAGKSVVTANKALIAKHGLRLAAAAEKHGGALNFEAAVGAAIPVIKTLREGLAGTSINRVYGILNGTCNYILTRMEQEGLSFEECLKDAQRLGYAEANPSFDVDGHDTAQKLAILASLAFGTKVAESAVYVEGISSITPEDLKAAAELGYRVKLLGVAVRTAKGIEQRVHPTMVPKSSSIAQVMGVTNAVAIDGEGIPPITLVGPGAGGGATASAVVADIADVARGIRAKPFGRPVERLRDTTKAPMERHEGGYYIRLMARDLAGTAATIATRLAEQKISLESIVQRHPDGVDVNGAAKKPSPVPVILITYATSEDAVHRALAAVQRDKVISGRPQVIRIEKN; encoded by the coding sequence ATGGTCGCACCCCTGAACGTGGGCATAGCGGGGCTCGGCACCGTCGGTGCCGATGTCGTCCGCCTCATCGAAACGCAAGGACGGGCGCTGGCCGAGCGCAGCGGCCGTGGCATCCGCGTCGTCGCCGTCACCGCGCGCTCGAAAGTCAAGAAGCGCGGCCTCGACCTGCGCGGCATCGCCTGGGCGAAGAGCCCGCAGGCACTGGCCGAAGATCCCAATATCGACTGCTTCGTCGAGTTGATGGGCGGCGCCGGCGATCCCGCTCTCTCCGCGATCGAGACCGCGCTGAAGGCCGGCAAGTCGGTCGTGACAGCCAACAAGGCGCTGATCGCCAAGCACGGGCTGCGGCTTGCCGCTGCCGCCGAGAAGCACGGCGGCGCGCTGAATTTCGAGGCGGCGGTCGGTGCGGCGATCCCGGTCATCAAGACGCTGCGCGAGGGCCTCGCCGGCACCAGCATCAACCGCGTCTACGGCATCCTCAACGGCACCTGCAACTACATCCTGACCCGGATGGAGCAGGAGGGTTTGTCGTTCGAGGAATGCCTGAAGGACGCCCAGCGGCTCGGCTATGCGGAAGCCAACCCGTCATTCGACGTCGATGGTCACGACACCGCGCAGAAGCTTGCGATCCTGGCGAGCCTCGCCTTCGGAACCAAGGTCGCCGAAAGCGCGGTCTATGTCGAAGGCATTTCCTCGATCACGCCGGAAGATCTCAAGGCCGCCGCGGAACTCGGCTACCGCGTCAAGCTGCTCGGCGTCGCCGTGCGCACGGCAAAGGGCATTGAGCAGCGCGTGCACCCGACCATGGTGCCGAAATCATCGTCGATCGCGCAGGTGATGGGCGTCACCAACGCGGTGGCGATCGACGGCGAGGGGATTCCGCCGATCACGCTGGTCGGGCCCGGCGCCGGCGGCGGCGCGACCGCCTCGGCCGTGGTCGCCGACATCGCCGACGTCGCCCGCGGCATTCGTGCCAAGCCGTTCGGGCGTCCGGTGGAGCGGTTGCGCGACACCACCAAGGCGCCGATGGAACGTCACGAGGGTGGCTACTATATCCGCCTGATGGCGCGCGATCTTGCAGGCACTGCCGCAACAATCGCCACCCGGCTCGCGGAACAGAAGATATCTCTGGAGTCCATCGTGCAACGGCATCCGGATGGCGTCGATGTGAACGGTGCGGCCAAAAAACCTTCACCGGTCCCGGTCATTCTGATTACCTACGCGACCAGCGAGGATGCGGTGCATCGTGCGCTGGCCGCAGTGCAGCGCGATAAGGTCATCAGCGGCCGGCCGCAGGTGATCCGGATCGAGAAAAACTAA
- the glpX gene encoding class II fructose-bisphosphatase, giving the protein MSTHISVPPQMLLERILTLEIVRVTERAAVSAARLRGHGQEKAADKAAVDAMRRELNKLPIEGTIVIGEGERDEAPMLFIGEKVGLNAGPKVDIAVDPLEGTTLCAKNMPGSIATMAMADGGTLLHAPDVYMQKIAIGPGYAKNVIELDAPPADNVRRLAKAKGVDPSAINVLVLDRPRHADIINGVRSTGAAVQLITDGDVAGVIHCAKPDETGVDMYIGTGGAPEGVLAAVALRCIGGQMQCRLILDTEEKRERAHKMGVTDPKMIYGIEDLARGDCLFAATGVTTGSLLSGVKFKKDVIETETVVMRSVTGTVRYIKAEHRQLEKFHLD; this is encoded by the coding sequence ATGTCGACCCATATTTCCGTTCCGCCGCAGATGCTGCTCGAGCGCATCCTGACGCTCGAAATCGTGCGCGTGACGGAGCGCGCGGCGGTGTCGGCCGCGCGGCTGCGCGGCCACGGCCAGGAAAAGGCCGCAGACAAGGCTGCGGTCGACGCGATGCGGCGCGAGCTCAACAAGCTGCCGATCGAGGGCACCATCGTGATCGGCGAGGGCGAGCGCGACGAGGCGCCGATGCTGTTCATCGGCGAGAAGGTTGGGCTCAACGCCGGCCCGAAAGTCGATATCGCCGTCGACCCGCTCGAAGGCACCACGCTGTGCGCCAAGAACATGCCGGGCTCGATCGCCACCATGGCGATGGCCGACGGCGGAACGCTGCTGCACGCACCCGACGTCTACATGCAGAAGATCGCGATCGGCCCGGGCTACGCCAAGAACGTGATCGAGCTCGACGCGCCGCCGGCCGACAACGTCCGCCGGCTCGCCAAAGCCAAGGGCGTCGATCCCAGCGCCATCAACGTGCTGGTGCTCGACCGTCCGCGCCATGCCGACATCATCAACGGCGTGCGCTCGACCGGCGCTGCCGTGCAGCTGATCACCGACGGTGACGTCGCCGGCGTCATCCACTGCGCCAAGCCCGATGAGACCGGCGTCGACATGTATATCGGCACCGGCGGCGCGCCCGAGGGCGTGCTGGCAGCGGTCGCGCTGCGCTGCATCGGCGGCCAGATGCAGTGCCGCCTGATCCTCGACACCGAGGAGAAGCGCGAGCGCGCGCACAAGATGGGCGTCACCGATCCGAAGATGATCTACGGCATCGAGGATCTGGCGAGGGGCGACTGCCTGTTCGCCGCCACCGGCGTCACCACCGGCTCGCTGCTCTCAGGCGTGAAGTTCAAGAAGGACGTGATCGAGACCGAGACCGTTGTGATGCGCTCGGTCACCGGCACCGTGCGCTACATCAAGGCCGAGCACCGGCAGTTGGAGAAGTTCCACCTGGACTGA
- a CDS encoding haloacid dehalogenase type II: MSDLSGVKALVFDVFGTVVDWRTSLINDFTKWAETRGIKADWTALVDGWRAVYAASMDEVRKNPQNGYVILDVLHRRSLEKLVAQFDIKGLTEADLQHLTLGWHRLHGWPDSVAGLTRLKTKYIISPLSNGNVALLTNMAKFAGLPWDLVMSAELFEHYKPDPETYLGAAKLLCLPPEQVMMVAAHNYDLKHAQKHGLKTAFVARPTEYGPLQKVDFEATGAWDIVAKDFGEIATRMGC, from the coding sequence ATGTCCGATCTTTCCGGAGTCAAGGCACTGGTGTTCGACGTGTTCGGGACCGTGGTCGACTGGCGCACCAGCCTGATCAACGACTTCACCAAATGGGCTGAGACGCGCGGCATCAAGGCCGACTGGACTGCGCTGGTCGACGGCTGGCGCGCGGTCTATGCGGCCTCGATGGACGAGGTGCGCAAGAATCCGCAGAACGGCTACGTTATCCTCGACGTGCTGCACCGCCGCTCGCTGGAGAAGCTGGTCGCGCAATTCGACATCAAGGGTCTCACCGAGGCCGACCTGCAGCACCTGACGCTGGGCTGGCATCGCCTGCACGGGTGGCCCGACAGCGTCGCCGGCCTGACCCGGCTGAAGACCAAATACATCATCTCGCCGCTGTCGAACGGCAACGTCGCGCTGCTGACCAACATGGCGAAGTTCGCAGGCCTGCCCTGGGACCTCGTGATGTCGGCGGAACTGTTCGAGCACTACAAGCCGGACCCGGAAACCTATCTCGGCGCGGCAAAGCTGCTCTGCCTGCCGCCGGAGCAGGTGATGATGGTTGCCGCGCATAATTACGATCTCAAGCACGCGCAAAAGCACGGCCTGAAGACGGCGTTCGTCGCGCGGCCGACCGAATACGGCCCGCTGCAGAAAGTCGATTTCGAGGCCACCGGCGCGTGGGACATTGTGGCCAAGGATTTCGGGGAAATCGCCACCCGGATGGGCTGCTAG
- the recJ gene encoding single-stranded-DNA-specific exonuclease RecJ yields the protein MTLHASALPVEAPQAFLGVARSLTGKLWRDRLDARGAARALAIVQRHNLPEMLARVLAGRGVAIDEVADFLDPTIRKLMPDPHTVTEMETAAKRIADAAARGEKVAIFGDYDVDGATSAALLTWHLRHCGLDPLIHIPDRIFEGYGPNVDAVRALAAKGATLLVTVDCGTTSIEPLAEAKQLGMSVVVIDHHQTGDELPEVDALVNPNRPDDLSGLGHLAAVGLVFVTLVAVNRELRQRGFWTREMPEPDLLSVLHHVALGTVADVAPLIGLNRAFVAKGLIAMRRRDHVGHTALMDVARLNGPPEAWHLGFMLGPRINAGGRIGRADLGVRLLLEGDVSEAARIAAELDRLNAERRVIEQAAEAQAEAEALASLGLEDKGAVIVTAAEGWHPGVVGLVAARLKEKFARPAFAIALEPGGIGTGSGRSIGGVDIGKAVRQAVHDGLLMKGGGHAMAAGVTLRKEKLAEFRAYMESALAADVANSRHENELFIDGAVTARAVTPEFAATLNRAGPFGAANPEPVIALPSHQLVYADEVGQAHLRLRFKSGDGSIVNGIAFRSVGQKLGSALTQNRGQQLHVAGSLAVDRWQGTERVQFRVLDVAVPDQGPTVIK from the coding sequence ATGACGCTCCACGCATCCGCACTGCCCGTCGAGGCGCCACAGGCGTTCCTCGGCGTGGCGCGGTCGCTGACCGGAAAACTCTGGCGCGACCGGCTGGACGCGCGCGGGGCGGCGCGGGCGCTCGCGATCGTGCAGCGGCACAATCTGCCGGAAATGCTGGCGCGTGTGCTGGCCGGGCGCGGCGTCGCGATCGACGAGGTTGCCGACTTCCTCGACCCGACCATTCGCAAGCTGATGCCTGATCCCCACACGGTCACGGAGATGGAGACCGCTGCCAAGCGGATCGCGGATGCCGCTGCGCGCGGCGAGAAGGTCGCGATCTTTGGCGACTACGACGTCGACGGCGCGACCTCGGCGGCGCTGCTGACCTGGCATCTGCGCCATTGCGGGCTGGATCCGCTGATCCACATTCCCGACCGCATTTTCGAGGGCTACGGGCCAAACGTCGACGCCGTCCGCGCCCTCGCGGCAAAGGGTGCGACGCTGCTCGTCACGGTCGATTGCGGCACCACCAGCATCGAGCCGCTGGCGGAAGCCAAGCAGCTCGGCATGTCGGTCGTGGTGATCGATCATCACCAGACCGGCGATGAGTTGCCCGAGGTCGACGCGCTGGTGAATCCGAACCGGCCCGACGATCTCTCGGGGCTCGGCCATCTCGCGGCCGTCGGCCTGGTGTTCGTCACATTGGTCGCCGTGAACCGCGAGCTGCGCCAGCGCGGCTTCTGGACCCGCGAGATGCCGGAGCCCGACCTGCTCAGCGTGCTGCATCACGTCGCGCTCGGCACCGTTGCCGACGTCGCGCCGCTGATCGGGCTGAACCGGGCCTTTGTCGCCAAGGGCCTGATCGCGATGCGCCGCCGCGACCATGTCGGCCACACCGCGCTGATGGATGTGGCGCGGCTCAATGGCCCGCCGGAGGCCTGGCATCTCGGCTTCATGCTGGGCCCCCGCATCAATGCCGGAGGCCGCATCGGGCGTGCCGATCTCGGCGTGCGGCTGCTGCTCGAAGGCGATGTCTCGGAGGCCGCGCGGATCGCGGCCGAGCTCGATCGCCTCAATGCCGAACGGCGGGTGATCGAGCAGGCGGCCGAGGCGCAGGCCGAAGCCGAAGCGCTGGCCTCGCTCGGGCTCGAGGACAAGGGCGCGGTGATCGTCACCGCGGCGGAAGGCTGGCATCCCGGCGTGGTCGGGCTGGTCGCAGCGCGTCTGAAGGAGAAGTTCGCGCGGCCGGCCTTTGCGATCGCGCTCGAGCCGGGCGGCATCGGCACCGGATCGGGCCGCTCGATCGGCGGCGTCGATATCGGCAAGGCCGTGCGGCAGGCGGTGCATGACGGCCTGTTGATGAAAGGCGGCGGGCACGCAATGGCAGCCGGCGTCACGCTGCGCAAGGAGAAGCTCGCCGAATTCCGCGCCTACATGGAGAGCGCGCTGGCGGCCGACGTCGCCAACTCGCGTCACGAGAACGAGCTGTTCATCGATGGCGCCGTCACTGCGCGCGCGGTGACGCCGGAATTCGCCGCGACGCTCAATCGCGCAGGTCCGTTCGGTGCCGCCAATCCCGAGCCGGTGATCGCGCTGCCGTCGCATCAGCTAGTCTATGCCGACGAGGTCGGGCAGGCGCATCTGCGGCTGCGCTTCAAGTCCGGCGACGGTTCCATCGTCAACGGTATCGCATTCCGCTCGGTCGGACAGAAGCTCGGCAGCGCCTTGACGCAAAATCGCGGCCAGCAATTGCACGTGGCGGGCTCTCTTGCAGTCGACCGTTGGCAAGGCACCGAACGTGTGCAATTCCGTGTGCTCGACGTCGCGGTACCGGATCAGGGCCCGACGGTGATCAAATAA
- a CDS encoding SDR family NAD(P)-dependent oxidoreductase, which produces MAGQVEGKVALVTGGASGIGEAIVELFAQEGATVVATDIDELRGPELAARLKKAGREVIFLPQDVTSEERWIEVLADIGKRYGRLDIMVSNAGIGIGAPSIVEMSLADWRRQTAINIDGVFLSVKHSLPLMRRHGGGSIIMMSSLAGLRGAATLSGYSATKGAVRLFAKSIAMECAQVNDGIRVNSVHPGIIDTPIWGKIPTGATGAGQNAPIDPEERARFATPLGRAGQAIEIAQGVLYLASDASRYVTGSELVIDGGMNAGGVVRTA; this is translated from the coding sequence ATGGCAGGACAGGTTGAAGGCAAGGTCGCGTTGGTGACCGGCGGCGCGTCGGGTATCGGCGAGGCGATCGTCGAATTGTTCGCGCAGGAAGGCGCGACGGTTGTTGCGACCGACATCGACGAGTTGAGGGGACCCGAGCTCGCCGCGCGGCTCAAGAAGGCTGGTCGCGAGGTGATCTTCCTGCCGCAGGATGTCACCAGCGAGGAGCGCTGGATCGAGGTCCTCGCCGATATCGGCAAGCGCTATGGCCGCCTCGATATCATGGTCTCCAACGCCGGCATCGGCATCGGGGCGCCCTCGATTGTCGAGATGTCGCTCGCGGACTGGCGCCGGCAGACCGCCATCAATATCGATGGCGTATTCCTGTCGGTGAAGCATTCCCTGCCGCTGATGCGCAGGCATGGCGGCGGCTCGATCATCATGATGTCGTCGCTGGCAGGCCTGCGCGGTGCGGCGACGCTCTCCGGCTACAGCGCGACCAAGGGCGCGGTGCGGCTGTTCGCCAAGTCGATCGCGATGGAATGCGCGCAGGTGAACGACGGCATCCGCGTCAACTCCGTGCATCCCGGCATCATCGACACGCCGATCTGGGGCAAGATCCCGACCGGCGCGACGGGCGCCGGCCAGAACGCGCCGATCGATCCGGAGGAGCGCGCAAGGTTCGCCACGCCGCTCGGCCGCGCCGGCCAGGCGATCGAGATCGCGCAGGGCGTGCTCTACCTCGCTTCGGACGCATCGCGCTACGTCACCGGCTCCGAGCTTGTCATCGACGGCGGCATGAATGCCGGCGGCGTGGTGCGGACGGCGTAG
- a CDS encoding lytic murein transglycosylase yields MKQPDSLKSPARRAVLKAALAAGVTLGTPLDALAASPPGFDQWRDNFRARALAKGISEATWNRCMGRVEPDMSVFRQMRNQPEFHEQIWQYINRRVSDWRVIHGREALKKNEALFARIERDFGVERGTLLALWGVESAYGDPLVQQNHMTPVFPSLAALAWNEPRRKAYWETELINAMKIVQRGWSTPEEMNGSWAGAMGHSQWMPEVWLNVGFDYDGDGKVSPFGRPDDALGSTAKYLVNRGKWRRGEHWGYEVRAPGGGAGGSRTYAAWAGAGVVRADGQPFPQPNASAQLWIPVAGGPALLLGPNFNSVKSYNPSMNYALAICHLGDRCLGGPPFIQPFPGSERALTLAEVQEMQTRLTKAGFDTGGTDGRVGNDTMQAIKDFQTKTGLLPADGYGGLKVLARLRQGG; encoded by the coding sequence ATGAAACAGCCTGATTCTTTGAAATCCCCTGCCCGCCGCGCCGTCCTGAAGGCGGCGCTCGCGGCAGGCGTAACACTCGGCACTCCGCTCGACGCACTGGCGGCGTCCCCTCCGGGCTTCGACCAATGGCGCGACAATTTTCGTGCCCGCGCGTTGGCAAAAGGCATTTCGGAGGCGACCTGGAATCGCTGCATGGGTCGGGTCGAGCCCGACATGAGCGTGTTCAGGCAGATGCGCAACCAGCCTGAATTCCACGAGCAGATCTGGCAGTACATCAACCGCCGCGTCTCGGACTGGCGCGTCATCCACGGCCGCGAGGCGCTGAAGAAGAACGAGGCGCTGTTCGCCCGGATCGAGCGCGACTTCGGCGTCGAACGCGGCACGCTGCTCGCACTGTGGGGCGTTGAATCGGCCTATGGCGATCCGCTGGTGCAGCAGAACCATATGACGCCGGTGTTTCCCTCGCTCGCCGCGCTCGCCTGGAACGAGCCGCGCCGCAAGGCCTATTGGGAAACCGAGCTGATCAACGCGATGAAGATCGTGCAGCGCGGCTGGAGCACGCCGGAGGAGATGAACGGCTCTTGGGCCGGCGCGATGGGCCATTCGCAGTGGATGCCGGAAGTCTGGCTCAATGTCGGCTTCGACTATGACGGTGACGGCAAGGTCTCGCCGTTCGGCCGCCCCGACGACGCGCTCGGCTCGACCGCGAAATATCTCGTCAATCGGGGCAAGTGGCGTCGCGGCGAGCACTGGGGCTACGAGGTTCGCGCACCGGGCGGCGGCGCCGGCGGCAGCCGCACCTACGCGGCCTGGGCCGGCGCCGGCGTCGTCAGGGCCGACGGCCAGCCGTTTCCGCAGCCGAACGCGTCGGCGCAGCTCTGGATCCCGGTCGCGGGCGGCCCGGCCTTGCTGCTCGGCCCGAACTTCAATTCGGTGAAGAGCTACAATCCGTCGATGAACTACGCGCTGGCGATCTGCCATCTCGGCGACCGCTGTCTCGGCGGACCGCCCTTCATCCAGCCGTTCCCGGGGTCGGAGCGCGCGCTGACGCTCGCCGAGGTGCAGGAGATGCAGACGCGACTGACCAAGGCCGGCTTCGACACCGGCGGCACCGACGGCCGCGTCGGCAACGACACCATGCAGGCGATCAAGGATTTCCAGACCAAGACCGGCCTGTTGCCCGCCGACGGTTACGGCGGGCTCAAGGTGCTGGCGCGGCTAAGGCAAGGCGGGTAG